The following proteins are encoded in a genomic region of Verrucomicrobiia bacterium:
- a CDS encoding NADPH:quinone reductase produces the protein MKAAFIERTGPPEVIRVGELPMPALREHQVLVRVKAVSVNPIDTYLRAGAVPMPLPMPYILGCDLAGVVEAVGSQVRRFRPGDRVWGSNQGLLGRQGTFAEYAAVDECWLYPAPAGVEDEALAAVALVGITAHLGLFRNAQLRAGETLFVNGGSGGVGSMVVQMAKIAGATVIATAGSEAKAKICRELGADYVIEYQKQDVVQSLRQFAPNGVQIWWETQREPDFDRAISCLAQRGRMVVMAGREARPPFPVGPFYVKDCSLFGFVMFNATPEEQEACAKDINRWLAEGRLQPRIDRILPLAEAANAHRLQEENTLRKTGVLAGKIVLRCG, from the coding sequence ATGAAGGCGGCATTTATTGAACGGACGGGGCCTCCCGAAGTCATTCGCGTGGGCGAGCTGCCCATGCCCGCGCTGCGGGAACACCAGGTTCTGGTGCGGGTCAAAGCGGTCTCGGTCAATCCCATAGATACTTACCTGCGCGCGGGCGCGGTGCCCATGCCGTTGCCCATGCCTTACATCCTGGGGTGCGATCTGGCTGGCGTCGTCGAAGCCGTGGGCTCCCAGGTCCGCCGTTTCCGCCCCGGTGACCGCGTTTGGGGAAGCAACCAGGGGCTCCTGGGCCGCCAGGGCACCTTTGCCGAGTATGCCGCGGTGGATGAATGCTGGTTGTATCCGGCGCCTGCCGGGGTGGAGGACGAGGCGCTGGCCGCCGTGGCCCTGGTGGGCATCACTGCGCACCTGGGGCTGTTTCGCAATGCCCAGTTGCGGGCGGGGGAGACGTTGTTTGTCAATGGCGGCAGCGGCGGCGTGGGCTCCATGGTGGTGCAGATGGCGAAAATCGCCGGCGCCACCGTCATCGCCACCGCCGGCTCCGAGGCCAAGGCGAAAATCTGCCGGGAGTTGGGCGCGGATTATGTCATTGAATACCAGAAGCAAGATGTGGTTCAGAGCCTCCGCCAGTTTGCCCCCAACGGGGTGCAAATCTGGTGGGAAACCCAGCGGGAACCGGATTTTGATCGCGCCATCAGTTGCCTGGCCCAGCGCGGGCGCATGGTGGTGATGGCGGGCCGCGAGGCGCGGCCTCCCTTCCCGGTGGGCCCCTTTTATGTGAAAGACTGCTCCCTCTTTGGCTTTGTGATGTTCAACGCCACACCGGAAGAGCAGGAGGCTTGCGCCAAGGATATCAACCGCTGGCTGGCCGAGGGCCGCCTGCAACCGCGCATTGACCGGATCCTGCCGTTGGCCGAGGCCGCCAACGCCCACCGATTGCAGGAGGAAAACACCCTGCGCAAAACGGGCGTGCTGGCCGGGAAGATTGTGCTTCGCTGTGGTTGA
- the trpS gene encoding tryptophan--tRNA ligase, which translates to MRILSGIQPSGALHLGNYYGMMKPAIELQDQGQAFYFIADYHSMTSLFDAEERRRNTLDVALDFLACGLDPQKTVFFKQSDIPEVTELTWLLHTVTPMGLLERCHSYKDKIAKGISFNHGLFAYPVLMAADILIYDSNLVPVGKDQKQHLEVTRDIAIKFNELYGKTFTLPEPMIREETAVVPGIDGEKMSKSYGNAIEIFGDEKVLRQKIMSIKMDSRSVAEPKPDADQNLAIRLMKLVAPPEVARDYEERLRAGGLGYGELKKALFEQYWNAFAPARQRRAELVKNLDYVREVLRQGAEKARAEAAKVLARAKHAAGLDLL; encoded by the coding sequence ATGCGGATACTTTCGGGCATACAACCGTCCGGCGCACTGCATCTCGGCAATTACTACGGGATGATGAAGCCGGCCATTGAACTGCAGGATCAAGGGCAGGCGTTTTACTTTATCGCCGACTACCACTCCATGACTTCGCTCTTCGATGCCGAGGAGCGGCGGCGCAACACGCTGGATGTGGCCCTGGACTTTCTGGCCTGCGGTTTGGATCCGCAAAAAACCGTGTTTTTCAAACAAAGCGACATCCCGGAGGTGACCGAGCTGACGTGGCTGCTGCACACCGTCACCCCGATGGGCCTGCTCGAGCGATGCCACAGCTACAAGGACAAGATCGCCAAGGGCATCAGCTTCAATCACGGCCTCTTTGCCTATCCGGTCCTCATGGCGGCGGACATTTTAATTTACGATTCCAACCTCGTGCCGGTGGGCAAAGACCAGAAACAACACCTGGAAGTCACCCGGGACATCGCCATCAAGTTCAACGAGCTTTATGGCAAGACCTTCACCCTGCCCGAGCCGATGATCCGCGAGGAAACCGCCGTGGTGCCCGGCATTGACGGCGAGAAGATGAGCAAGAGCTACGGCAACGCCATTGAGATCTTCGGCGATGAAAAAGTGCTCCGCCAGAAAATCATGAGCATCAAAATGGACAGCCGCTCGGTGGCCGAACCCAAGCCCGATGCGGATCAGAATCTGGCCATCCGGCTCATGAAACTGGTGGCTCCGCCCGAAGTGGCCCGGGACTATGAGGAGCGTTTGCGCGCGGGCGGCCTGGGATACGGCGAGCTGAAAAAAGCCCTGTTTGAGCAATACTGGAACGCCTTTGCGCCCGCCCGCCAGCGCCGCGCCGAACTGGTCAAAAATCTGGACTACGTGCGCGAGGTGTTGCGCCAGGGCGCAGAAAAGGCCCGCGCCGAGGCGGCGAAAGTCCTGGCCCGGGCCAAGCACGCCGCCGGCCTGGATTTGCTCTGA
- the lnt gene encoding apolipoprotein N-acyltransferase yields the protein MVSLWKKGLQHPVFQAGLAGVLLAVAFPGPEVAGLAWVAPGLLMLAALGCNPSGAFWTGYWGGFVFWAISLHWLLFIPVTFWPVLGWLALCAYLAIYQGLWTWLGWRLLPGAEPTPGRMGGAPWERGLARLLMLPRLTRAAWTLAAAMGWVALELLRGRLLTGFPWNQLGVSQYTMLPLVQLAKITGVAGLSFLMVWTSLALVIAAAGMARFPSRRGWLTGELLAPAVVVIGVWVWGARECTRQMGVPAAPVVRLALLQPSVPQTLIWDSREDETRLRRLLELSREALGARPDLLVWPEAAAPGFLRYDSNLWAEVRGLAQASNVWMVIGSDDAEPGEDGRINYYNAAFLISPEGMIKERYAKRHLVMFGEYAPLARWLPFLKRLLPVGDGFTPGREAVHFEWPLTAAGGARVRAAMLICFEDVMAGLVRRSVHQDTDLMLNLTNDGWFRESAAQYQHAANAVFRAVETGRPLVRCTNNGRTCWVDALGRIREMQSFQRGDRPSIYAPGWHLVTVPLPPQSSTGLSLYHHYGDWWGWLCVGATAGLLAWSFRQRQLRQRAQSLHHN from the coding sequence GTGGTCTCCTTGTGGAAAAAGGGCCTGCAGCACCCGGTTTTCCAGGCCGGGCTGGCTGGGGTGTTGCTTGCGGTGGCTTTTCCGGGACCGGAAGTGGCCGGGCTGGCCTGGGTGGCGCCGGGGCTGTTGATGCTGGCAGCACTGGGGTGCAACCCCTCCGGGGCCTTTTGGACCGGCTACTGGGGGGGCTTCGTTTTCTGGGCCATTTCACTTCACTGGCTGCTGTTTATTCCGGTGACGTTCTGGCCGGTGTTGGGCTGGCTGGCGCTCTGTGCCTACCTGGCCATCTATCAAGGCCTGTGGACCTGGCTGGGATGGCGATTGCTGCCGGGAGCCGAGCCCACGCCGGGCCGGATGGGGGGGGCGCCGTGGGAACGCGGGCTGGCGCGGCTGCTGATGCTGCCCCGGCTGACGCGGGCGGCATGGACGCTGGCGGCGGCCATGGGGTGGGTGGCACTGGAGCTGTTGCGGGGGCGGTTGTTGACCGGCTTTCCCTGGAATCAGTTGGGCGTATCGCAGTACACCATGCTGCCCCTGGTGCAGTTGGCCAAAATCACCGGAGTGGCTGGCCTGTCATTTCTCATGGTGTGGACTTCGCTGGCGCTGGTGATTGCGGCGGCCGGCATGGCCCGTTTCCCCAGCCGGCGGGGATGGCTGACGGGCGAGCTGCTGGCTCCGGCGGTGGTGGTGATCGGGGTGTGGGTTTGGGGGGCACGGGAGTGCACCCGGCAGATGGGCGTGCCGGCTGCGCCCGTGGTGCGGCTGGCCCTGTTGCAACCCAGCGTGCCGCAAACCTTGATCTGGGACAGCCGCGAAGATGAGACCCGCCTGCGCCGCTTATTGGAACTTTCCCGCGAGGCCCTCGGCGCGCGTCCCGACCTGCTGGTCTGGCCGGAGGCCGCCGCGCCGGGTTTTTTGCGCTATGACTCGAACCTCTGGGCGGAGGTTCGCGGGCTGGCGCAGGCGAGCAACGTCTGGATGGTGATTGGCAGCGATGACGCCGAACCGGGGGAGGACGGTCGCATAAATTACTACAATGCCGCCTTCTTGATTTCCCCTGAGGGAATGATCAAGGAGCGTTACGCCAAGCGGCATCTGGTCATGTTTGGCGAGTATGCTCCCCTGGCCCGCTGGCTGCCTTTTCTCAAGCGTCTGCTGCCGGTAGGGGATGGCTTCACCCCCGGCCGCGAGGCGGTTCACTTCGAGTGGCCGTTGACGGCCGCCGGGGGTGCGCGCGTTCGGGCGGCCATGCTGATATGCTTTGAGGATGTCATGGCCGGTTTGGTGCGGCGCTCGGTTCATCAGGACACGGATTTAATGCTCAATTTGACCAATGACGGCTGGTTTCGCGAGAGTGCTGCCCAGTATCAACACGCGGCCAACGCCGTTTTCCGGGCGGTGGAGACCGGCCGGCCGTTGGTGCGCTGCACCAACAACGGCCGCACCTGCTGGGTGGATGCCCTGGGCCGGATCCGCGAGATGCAAAGCTTTCAAAGGGGGGACCGGCCCTCCATTTATGCTCCCGGCTGGCATCTGGTGACGGTGCCGTTGCCTCCGCAAAGCTCCACCGGCCTCAGCCTGTATCATCATTACGGGGATTGGTGGGGTTGGCTGTGCGTGGGGGCCACCGCGGGGCTGTTGGCGTGGTCTTTCCGCCAGCGTCAGCTTCGCCAACGGGCGCAGAGCCTCCACCATAATTGA
- the nusB gene encoding transcription antitermination factor NusB, which produces MGKRREARERAVQFLFQYDLNPPDDLEAALELFWQSQRQALLEQEHGKATWGESRPLPPPTAEELEVRAFADPLIRGAIAHRDEADALIRKFCKNWDLRRIAAVDRNIMRLAIYEMLYREDIPPVVSINEAVDIAKKFSTQDSGKFVNGILDKVKGEILRPARQVMARPGRGED; this is translated from the coding sequence ATGGGCAAGCGACGTGAAGCCCGCGAGCGAGCGGTCCAATTCCTGTTTCAATATGACTTGAACCCGCCGGACGATCTGGAGGCGGCGTTGGAGCTGTTTTGGCAATCCCAGCGTCAGGCCCTGCTCGAGCAGGAGCATGGCAAGGCGACGTGGGGCGAGAGCCGGCCCCTGCCGCCGCCCACGGCGGAGGAGCTGGAGGTGCGCGCCTTTGCCGATCCCTTGATTCGCGGGGCCATTGCCCATCGGGACGAGGCCGACGCGCTCATCCGCAAGTTTTGCAAGAATTGGGATTTGCGCCGGATCGCGGCGGTGGACCGCAACATCATGCGGCTGGCCATCTACGAGATGTTGTATCGGGAGGACATCCCCCCCGTGGTCAGCATCAATGAGGCGGTGGACATTGCCAAGAAGTTCTCCACGCAGGACAGCGGCAAGTTTGTGAACGGCATTCTGGACAAGGTCAAGGGCGAGATCCTGCGTCCCGCCCGGCAGGTGATGGCCCGCCCGGGGCGAGGCGAGGATTGA
- a CDS encoding PHP domain-containing protein — protein sequence MFADLHLHSAFSDGTFSPEQLAQEGHQRGLAVLALTDHDTMEGCARLAAACQALAMECISGTELTAELDGAELHILGYFLQADDPHLRAEMSKFQNVRQDRIREMVSRLNELGIPLEAEAVFKLANCRSPGRPHVGRALVEAGFCASQEEAFERFLKRNRPAWVPKFRMSALETIQLIHRAGGVAVLAHPGLNRSDDVIEPLVEAGLDGLECYHSRHSPATSEHYVQMAERLELLITGGSDCHGFNKGRPLIGTIKLPYSHVEEMRAVANQRRSRLRMAGV from the coding sequence ATGTTTGCGGATCTGCATCTACACAGCGCGTTCTCCGATGGCACCTTCAGCCCCGAGCAACTGGCTCAGGAAGGCCATCAACGCGGGTTGGCGGTGCTGGCGTTGACTGACCATGACACCATGGAGGGCTGCGCCCGCCTGGCTGCGGCCTGTCAGGCCCTGGCCATGGAATGCATTTCCGGCACCGAACTGACCGCTGAACTTGACGGCGCGGAGCTCCACATCCTGGGTTACTTTTTGCAGGCCGACGATCCCCACCTGCGCGCCGAAATGAGCAAATTCCAAAATGTGCGCCAGGACCGCATCCGCGAGATGGTCAGCCGCCTGAACGAGCTGGGCATTCCCCTGGAGGCCGAGGCGGTATTCAAGCTGGCCAACTGCCGTTCGCCGGGCCGCCCGCACGTGGGCCGGGCGCTGGTGGAAGCCGGTTTCTGTGCAAGTCAGGAGGAGGCGTTTGAGCGGTTTCTCAAACGCAACCGGCCGGCGTGGGTGCCGAAATTTCGCATGAGCGCGCTGGAAACCATTCAGTTGATCCACCGCGCCGGCGGGGTGGCGGTGCTGGCTCATCCCGGCCTCAACCGCTCGGACGACGTCATTGAGCCGCTGGTGGAGGCGGGCCTTGACGGCCTGGAATGTTACCACAGCCGGCACTCCCCCGCCACCAGCGAGCATTACGTGCAGATGGCCGAGCGCCTCGAGCTGCTCATCACCGGCGGCTCTGATTGTCACGGCTTCAACAAAGGGCGGCCCCTGATCGGCACCATCAAGCTGCCCTACAGCCACGTGGAGGAGATGCGCGCCGTGGCCAACCAGCGCCGCTCCCGCCTGCGCATGGCCGGGGTCTGA
- the ftsY gene encoding signal recognition particle-docking protein FtsY — translation MGFFDKIKAGLKKTTDQLVHEIKRIVTGSPRLTGSSLEELEAALLGADLGVAMTQQIIAAVKKAYETQGGAGVDVFSIAAREVAASLNAANPGLKRMPGLTVVTLVGVNGTGKTTTAAKLAWRVQQENLRPMLAACDTFRAAAVEQLKLWGQRLQAPVIAGAHGADPAAVAHDAVTAALAQKMDYLFVDTAGRQHTRHNLMQELQKVHRVIGRKMEGAPHEVLLVLDGSTGTNALLQAREFSKAVPVTGLVVTKLDGTSKGGMVVAIQKELGLPVKFVGVGEQPDDLQPFDPQQFAEALFMIKG, via the coding sequence ATGGGTTTTTTTGACAAAATCAAGGCCGGTCTCAAAAAGACCACCGATCAACTGGTTCATGAAATCAAGCGCATCGTCACCGGCTCGCCGCGGTTGACCGGCAGCTCGCTGGAGGAACTGGAGGCGGCCCTGCTGGGCGCGGATTTGGGCGTGGCCATGACCCAGCAGATCATCGCGGCGGTCAAAAAGGCCTACGAAACCCAGGGCGGTGCCGGTGTGGACGTTTTCTCCATCGCGGCGCGCGAGGTGGCCGCCAGTCTGAACGCCGCCAATCCCGGTTTGAAGCGGATGCCCGGCCTCACGGTGGTGACCCTGGTGGGCGTGAACGGCACCGGCAAAACCACCACCGCCGCCAAGCTGGCCTGGCGCGTCCAGCAGGAAAACCTGCGTCCGATGCTCGCCGCCTGCGACACCTTTCGCGCCGCCGCGGTGGAGCAGCTCAAGTTGTGGGGACAGCGGCTGCAGGCGCCGGTGATTGCCGGCGCCCATGGCGCCGACCCGGCCGCCGTGGCTCATGACGCCGTCACTGCCGCCCTGGCCCAGAAAATGGATTATCTTTTCGTGGACACGGCGGGGCGCCAGCACACCCGGCACAATTTGATGCAGGAACTGCAGAAGGTGCACCGGGTCATCGGCCGCAAAATGGAGGGTGCCCCGCACGAAGTGCTGCTGGTGCTGGACGGCAGCACCGGCACCAACGCCCTGCTGCAGGCGCGGGAATTTTCCAAAGCCGTCCCCGTGACCGGTTTGGTGGTCACCAAGCTGGATGGCACCAGCAAAGGCGGCATGGTGGTGGCCATCCAGAAGGAATTGGGACTGCCCGTGAAGTTTGTGGGAGTGGGCGAACAACCGGATGATCTGCAGCCGTTTGATCCCCAACAGTTTGCCGAGGCGCTGTTCATGATCAAGGGCTGA
- the ribD gene encoding bifunctional diaminohydroxyphosphoribosylaminopyrimidine deaminase/5-amino-6-(5-phosphoribosylamino)uracil reductase RibD — protein sequence MNPTPEDLKFMRHALQLAARGRGCTSPNPMVGAVLVRGGRVLGQGWHHRAGAPHAEVEALQAAREAGLSPRGATLYVTLEPCCTTGRTPPCTEAIIQAGIRRVVVAATDPNPAHAGRGYAVLRQAGIRVDAPVLAEQAARLNWAFNHWVVQGTPAITVKAAMTLDGKLADARGQSRWITGERARAQGMKLRAAHDAIVVGVNTVLADDPALTLRAPQLRRRLHPWRRIILDPQARTPVSARVLQPAEHTETILVVGPKAPKKRLAELAACAVVWEMPLTPQGFDLLQLLRRLGAMEITALLVEGGGETQAAFLLQGWAQRVAFFYAPIILGGHASRRAVAGQGAAGWNEVLHLKHCRWRRLGQDWLLEAEVAVRPEDPS from the coding sequence ATGAATCCAACGCCAGAGGACTTGAAGTTTATGCGCCACGCGCTGCAGCTCGCAGCGCGGGGACGCGGCTGCACCTCCCCCAATCCGATGGTGGGAGCGGTCCTGGTGCGCGGCGGGCGGGTTCTGGGTCAGGGCTGGCATCATCGTGCCGGGGCGCCGCACGCTGAAGTGGAAGCCCTGCAGGCGGCGCGGGAAGCCGGGCTTTCCCCACGCGGGGCCACCCTGTATGTCACCTTGGAGCCTTGCTGCACCACCGGGCGCACCCCCCCCTGCACGGAAGCCATCATCCAGGCGGGCATTCGGCGGGTGGTGGTGGCGGCCACCGATCCCAACCCCGCTCACGCCGGCCGCGGCTATGCGGTGCTGCGGCAGGCGGGCATCCGGGTGGATGCTCCGGTGCTCGCAGAGCAGGCCGCGCGTTTGAACTGGGCGTTTAATCACTGGGTGGTGCAGGGCACGCCGGCCATCACCGTCAAGGCGGCCATGACCCTGGACGGCAAGCTGGCCGATGCTCGCGGCCAGTCCCGGTGGATTACGGGCGAACGAGCGCGTGCCCAGGGGATGAAACTCCGGGCGGCGCACGATGCGATTGTGGTGGGGGTGAACACCGTGCTGGCGGATGATCCGGCGTTGACCCTGCGCGCTCCCCAGCTCCGGCGACGTTTGCATCCCTGGCGGCGCATTATTTTAGATCCGCAAGCCCGTACGCCCGTCTCGGCGCGGGTGCTGCAACCCGCGGAACATACGGAGACAATCCTGGTGGTGGGCCCAAAGGCGCCGAAAAAACGCCTCGCCGAACTTGCCGCCTGCGCCGTGGTTTGGGAAATGCCGCTGACCCCGCAGGGATTTGATTTGCTCCAACTTTTGCGGCGGCTGGGGGCCATGGAAATCACCGCCTTGCTGGTGGAAGGCGGCGGGGAAACGCAGGCAGCATTTTTGTTGCAAGGGTGGGCGCAGCGCGTTGCCTTCTTCTACGCCCCGATCATCTTGGGCGGGCATGCCTCCCGGCGCGCCGTGGCGGGTCAGGGGGCGGCCGGATGGAATGAGGTGCTGCACTTGAAACATTGCCGTTGGCGGCGGCTGGGGCAGGACTGGTTGCTGGAGGCGGAAGTGGCCGTCCGCCCGGAGGACCCTTCGTGA
- a CDS encoding mechanosensitive ion channel family protein: protein MAALLVLLVASVWAAAQTATNPAPAATNTVAAAEHTSDTLDALSSKLGVNRDFLLSFGLDQYETLRHPFLGHPLWKYFASLIYICLAWLASKGVDFIFQKLLRRWTEKTETKLDDLLVDLFKGPVKIIVFVILMHVGLNVFDWPAWVSKYLSKGLKLTIAWSITYMAVRAVDVFMRHLQQRVQEEDREFNAQLFPVIRKTLKVFIVLVAILVTAQNLDFQITGMLASLSIGGLALGLAAQDTLANLFGAVSIFADKPFRIGDRITMDGIDGNVETIGLRSTRVRNLDGHLITVPNKTIANATITNISRRPSIRTLMYISITYNTPPERIQLATDILKEVYTKHPMTADLIVAFQKFNSYSLDILVVHWWKGVVYREYVEGMHHLNLEVKRRFDAAGIEFAFPTQTLYLNQVGGPPPPVPPPPPTPAAVT from the coding sequence ATGGCGGCTCTACTGGTCTTGCTGGTGGCCTCGGTATGGGCCGCCGCCCAGACGGCCACCAATCCGGCGCCGGCCGCCACCAACACCGTGGCGGCCGCGGAGCACACCAGCGACACCCTCGATGCGTTGAGCAGCAAGCTGGGGGTGAATCGGGATTTTCTGCTAAGTTTTGGCCTCGACCAGTACGAAACGCTGCGCCATCCCTTTTTGGGGCATCCGTTGTGGAAATACTTTGCGTCGCTGATATACATCTGCCTGGCTTGGCTGGCCTCCAAGGGGGTGGATTTCATCTTTCAGAAACTGCTGCGGCGGTGGACGGAAAAAACGGAGACCAAGCTGGATGATTTGCTGGTGGACCTGTTCAAAGGCCCGGTCAAGATCATCGTCTTTGTGATTTTGATGCATGTGGGCCTTAATGTTTTCGACTGGCCCGCGTGGGTTTCCAAATATCTGTCCAAGGGCTTGAAGCTGACCATTGCCTGGAGCATCACCTACATGGCGGTGCGGGCGGTGGACGTGTTCATGCGGCACCTGCAGCAGCGCGTGCAGGAGGAGGATCGCGAGTTCAACGCCCAGCTTTTTCCGGTCATCCGCAAAACCCTCAAGGTCTTCATCGTGTTGGTGGCGATTCTGGTGACCGCGCAAAACCTGGACTTCCAGATCACCGGCATGCTGGCCTCCCTGTCCATCGGCGGCCTCGCCCTCGGTCTGGCGGCGCAGGACACCCTGGCCAATTTATTCGGCGCGGTCTCGATTTTTGCCGACAAGCCTTTCCGCATCGGAGACCGCATCACGATGGACGGCATTGATGGGAACGTTGAGACGATCGGCCTGCGCAGCACGCGCGTCCGCAACCTGGACGGGCACCTGATAACCGTGCCCAACAAAACCATTGCCAACGCCACGATCACCAACATCTCGCGCCGGCCCAGCATCCGTACGTTGATGTACATCAGCATCACCTACAACACGCCGCCGGAGCGCATTCAACTGGCCACGGATATCCTGAAGGAGGTCTATACCAAGCATCCCATGACGGCGGATTTGATTGTGGCCTTCCAGAAATTCAACTCCTACTCGCTGGATATTCTGGTGGTGCACTGGTGGAAAGGCGTGGTTTATCGCGAGTATGTGGAGGGGATGCATCACCTCAACCTGGAAGTCAAACGCCGCTTTGACGCGGCCGGCATCGAGTTTGCCTTCCCCACCCAGACGCTGTACCTCAACCAGGTCGGGGGGCCGCCTCCACCCGTCCCGCCGCCTCCGCCTACGCCGGCGGCGGTTACTTGA
- a CDS encoding sulfite exporter TauE/SafE family protein gives MQYLAAGLIGLVTGIISGMFGVGGGIIMVPAMLFFLSPPIRDIKQAIGTSLVIMIPTALIGAWRHYKPDPLLSNIHWGTAWMIIPTALVGSYFGVWIAHQMTVDNLKRAFGGLLVIMGLRLIFFK, from the coding sequence ATGCAATATTTAGCGGCAGGCCTGATCGGGCTGGTGACCGGCATCATCAGCGGGATGTTTGGCGTGGGCGGCGGCATCATCATGGTGCCGGCCATGCTGTTCTTTCTCAGCCCGCCGATCCGGGACATCAAACAGGCCATCGGCACCTCGCTGGTCATCATGATCCCCACGGCCCTGATTGGCGCCTGGCGGCATTACAAACCGGATCCCCTCTTGAGCAACATCCATTGGGGCACGGCATGGATGATCATCCCCACCGCCCTGGTGGGGAGTTACTTCGGTGTGTGGATCGCCCACCAGATGACGGTGGACAACCTCAAGCGCGCCTTTGGCGGCCTGCTGGTGATCATGGGGCTGCGCCTGATCTTCTTCAAGTAA
- a CDS encoding cereblon family protein — translation MAEDETIVGTVEETASRTVPEEAAGPGQGGDRWLCVMCHQPVAREGDRFTFFGASEHSFVNPSGIRFHILLFGQVSGCLNVGTPTLQHTWFPGCAWSYCLCGSCRSHLGWFYTGLNSFVALIRERIVRASLVHN, via the coding sequence ATGGCGGAAGACGAAACGATTGTGGGCACCGTGGAAGAGACGGCCTCCCGCACGGTCCCGGAGGAGGCTGCCGGCCCGGGGCAGGGCGGCGACCGGTGGTTGTGCGTGATGTGCCATCAACCGGTGGCGCGGGAAGGGGATCGTTTCACCTTTTTCGGCGCGTCCGAACATTCTTTTGTCAACCCTTCCGGCATCCGATTTCACATTTTGCTTTTTGGGCAGGTGAGCGGCTGTTTGAACGTGGGAACGCCCACCCTGCAGCACACCTGGTTTCCCGGCTGCGCCTGGTCCTACTGCCTGTGTGGAAGCTGCCGCAGTCATTTGGGCTGGTTTTACACGGGGTTGAACTCGTTTGTGGCCTTGATCCGGGAGCGGATCGTGCGCGCCTCCCTGGTGCACAACTAG
- the folE2 gene encoding GTP cyclohydrolase FolE2, translating to MKARQPMHDKQSERDHRQLRIDKVGVRGLRFPVQVLDKARTLQNTIATIGMFVDLPKEFKGTHMSRFIEVLNAHGSVVHVENIPDILYAMQKRLHAETAHLEMEFPYFMVKRAPVSGLPGVMDYTARFDAAACGKEIDFVLTVKVPVTTLCPCSKAISQYGAHNQRGLVTVALRSTATVWIEDVIEMVEQSASSELYALLKRQDEKAVTERAYENPVFVEDLVRNVVVRLNARQEITWYKVEAENYESIHNHNAYACIEKG from the coding sequence ATGAAAGCCCGGCAGCCCATGCATGACAAGCAGAGCGAGCGCGACCACCGGCAGTTGCGGATTGACAAGGTGGGCGTGCGCGGCCTGCGGTTTCCAGTGCAGGTGTTGGACAAGGCGCGGACCTTGCAAAACACCATCGCCACCATTGGGATGTTTGTGGACCTGCCCAAGGAGTTTAAGGGCACCCACATGAGCCGCTTCATCGAGGTGCTCAATGCCCACGGCAGCGTGGTGCACGTCGAAAACATCCCGGACATTCTCTACGCCATGCAGAAGCGGCTCCACGCCGAAACGGCCCATTTGGAAATGGAATTTCCCTACTTCATGGTCAAGCGCGCCCCGGTCTCCGGCCTGCCGGGGGTGATGGACTACACCGCGCGATTTGACGCGGCGGCGTGCGGCAAGGAGATTGATTTCGTGCTGACGGTGAAGGTGCCGGTGACGACGTTGTGCCCCTGTTCCAAGGCCATCAGTCAATACGGCGCGCACAATCAGCGTGGCCTGGTCACCGTCGCCCTGCGCTCCACCGCCACGGTATGGATTGAGGATGTGATTGAAATGGTGGAGCAGTCCGCCAGCTCGGAATTGTACGCGCTGCTCAAGCGCCAGGACGAGAAGGCGGTGACGGAGCGGGCCTACGAAAACCCGGTGTTTGTGGAGGATCTGGTGCGCAATGTGGTGGTGCGGCTCAATGCCCGCCAGGAAATCACCTGGTACAAGGTGGAGGCGGAAAATTACGAGAGCATCCACAACCACAACGCCTACGCGTGCATCGAAAAGGGCTGA